Part of the Corynebacterium efficiens YS-314 genome is shown below.
CTGGGTGGGCAGTGTTCTCCAGGAAAACGGCCAGTTGGACGGCGACAAATGGACCCCGTTCCTCGATCCCCAGACCTGGACCACCTATCTTCTGCCCGGCCTGTGGGGAACCCTGAAGGCAGCGGTGGCCTCCATCCTTCTCGCGCTGATCATGGGCACCCTGCTCGGGCTCGGACGCATCTCCGAAATCCGGCTCCTGCGCTGGTTCTGCGGGATCATCATCGAGACCTTCCGTGCCATCCCGGTGCTGATCCTCATGATCTTCGCCTATCAGTTGTTCGCCCGTTACCAGCTCGTTCCATCACGCCAGCTGGCCTTCGCCGCGGTGGTCTTCGGTCTCACCATGTACAACGGCTCCGTCATCGCCGAGATCCTTAGATCGGGTATCGCCTCCCTGCCGAAGGGACAGCGTGAGGCGGCGATCGCCCTGGGCATGTCAACCCGCCAGACCACCTGGTCGATCCTGCTCCCCCAGGCGGTGGCAGCGATGCTGCCCGCCCTGATCGCGCAGATGGTCATCGCGCTGAAGGACTCCGCCCTCGGTTACCAGATCGGTTATATCGAGGTGGTACGCTCCGGTATCCAGTCCGCATCCGTCAACCGGAACTACCTGGCTGCCCTCGCGGTGGTCGCGGTCATCATGATCCTGATCAACTTCGCACTGACCGCACTGGCAGAGCGTATCCAGCGTCAGCTGCGTGCCGGACGTGCCCGCAGGAACATTGTGGCAAAGGTGCCCGAGGAACCCGATCAGGGCCTGGATACCAAGGACAATGTGAACGTGGATTGGCACGATCCCGATTACAAGGAAGTCAAACACCCGGGACCGTCATTCTGACAGGTCCCTGGATCCCCGCTGCGGTCAGGAGGCGGGTGCAACAATGAAGTCCGGCTGCCCCAGATGTCTGGGGCAGCCGGACTTTGTGGCAGATCAATGCTGTCTGAGGTCCTCGATGCGCTCATCGAGAGCCTCCCGGGCCAGGTCCATCGACATACCCGCGGGGAATCCACGACGGGCAAGTGCTCCGACCACCCGTCGCAACGCCTTGTCGTAGTCGCTGCGATCCGCGGGTATCCGTGATTCGCTGCGTGCCTTCTTCACAGCAACAGCACGCGCGGTGTCCCGTTCGTCTTCTGGATCGATCTGTTCAAGTGCACGGGCCCGGATGCCTGCATCGACGCCCTTGTCCCGGAGTTCACGGTCCAACACCCGGGTTGATTTCCCGCGGCGCTGGGCTCGTTGACGGACCCATTCCTGCGCGAAGGATTCATCATTGATGAGGTTGGCCCGGGTGAGGTCATCAAGGACCTCCTCGATGATGTCGTGGTCGAAGTCGAGGGCACCCAGCCGCCCCTGCAGTTCGGAGCGGGAACGGGCGCGTTGGTCAAGAAGCAGCAGGGCGCGTCGGCGGACCTCTGCCTTCTTCTCCTCCGCCTCCCTGTCGAAGAGGCTGCTGGCGGCACCCTCTTCCTGACGTCTGCTGAACTCCTCCAATGCGGTGCGAAGCTTCTCCAGTTTCGCGGCCTGGTTCTCACCAGGGTGGGGTGTGATCGGATCAGTCATGGGCTATGGGCGAACTCCGGTACTGCACATCATCTAGTTCTCGGTGGTGACCTCGGTGAAGGTCCCTGCCGGGGCGGTGGAGGCGTCGAAGTCATCATCCTCGTCGTCGAAATCAACATTCGGAATGAGCTCAACCGGGTCATCGGTCAGTTCATCGGCCGTCTGGGCGAACTTCCCGACACCGAGTTTGCGGAAGATCTTCTCCTCGATTTCGTCGGCGAGCTCCGGGGTCTCCTTGAGGAACAGGCGTGCCTTCTCCTTACCCTGACCCAGCTGGTCACCCTCATAGGTAAACCACGATCCGGACTTCTTCACAATGCCGTTATCAACCGCCAGGTCGATGATCGAGGATTCACGGGAGATGCCCTCCCCGTAGATGATGTCGAACTCGGCGATCTTGAACGGTGGTGACACCTTGTTCTTGACGATCTTGGCGCGGGTGCGGTTACCGATGGCATCCTGACCGTCCTTGAGGGTCTGAATGCGACGGACATCAATGCGGACGGAGGCGTAGAACTTCAGTGCCTTACCACCCGTGGTGGTCTCCGGGGAACCGAACATCACGCCGATCTTCTCACGCAGCTGGTTGATGAAGATCGCGGTGGTACCGGAGTTGTACAACGCGCCGGTCATCTTACGCAGGGCCTGGGACATCAGGCGCGCCTGCAGGCCGACGTGGCTGTCACCCATCTCGCCCTCGATCTCGGCCTTCGGGGTCAGGGCCGCCACAGAGTCGATGACGAGGATATCGATGGCACCGGAGCGCACAAGCATATCGGCAATCTCAAGAGCCTGCTCACCGGTATCCGGCTGGGATACCAGCAGCGCATCGGTGTCCACACCGAGTTTGCGGGCGTAATCCGGATCCAATGCATGCTCAGCATCGATGAACGCGGCGATACCGCCGGCTTTCTGCGCCTGCGCGATGGCGTGCAGCGCCACGGTGGTCTTACCGGAGGATTCCGGACCATAGACCTCGACGATGCGGCCACGGGGGAAACCTCCGATGCCCAGGGCGATATCAAGTGCGGTGTTGCCGGAGGAGATCACCTGGATCGGTGGACGGTTTTCATCACCCAGACGCATGACAGCGCCCTTACCGAAGTCCTTCTCAATGAGAGCGAGGGCCGCGTCGAGCGCCTTCTGGCGATCATCACCCTTGGGGGCCGCCTTGGTGGTCTTTTTCGTAGCCATTATCGTGTCCTGTCCGTTGAGGTCTTGAAGGTGGTGGAATCCCACCGCCGATGTTGTGGAGGAGGGATGTTGAGGGGATCCAGTGTAGTTAGACCCCGCAAACCGGGATTAGGATCCCTATCCGCACCAAGATTGTCTGTCTGTGGAGAAAGTCTAAGACATACCCCGGATCCGAATATCTATCTTCCACACCTTACACGCACAACTGTTCGAAATCGAATTTTCGAACCCCTTTCCGGAAACGGTCAGGAACGGGGGTCGTCGCGCCCCAGACGACGCTCCTCGGGGACATCAAAGTCAGTGCAGAGCTGGATCCATACATCCCTGAGGTCCACACCGGATTCCACGGCCTCATCAGCGGTCATCCCGAAGCTTGAGAGGGTGTGGGAATGGGCTATCCACTCCCCCCTCACCTCTCCGAATTCATCTTCGATCAACTGCCGGAACTCCGATAAACGCATGGTGCCGATCTTACAGGCACCGCATCCGCCCCCGGTTTAACACCGTTCAAA
Proteins encoded:
- a CDS encoding amino acid ABC transporter permease — encoded protein: MSSSVRATVLYDAPGPRGRRSNTIITIATTLVAVAVLFWVGSVLQENGQLDGDKWTPFLDPQTWTTYLLPGLWGTLKAAVASILLALIMGTLLGLGRISEIRLLRWFCGIIIETFRAIPVLILMIFAYQLFARYQLVPSRQLAFAAVVFGLTMYNGSVIAEILRSGIASLPKGQREAAIALGMSTRQTTWSILLPQAVAAMLPALIAQMVIALKDSALGYQIGYIEVVRSGIQSASVNRNYLAALAVVAVIMILINFALTALAERIQRQLRAGRARRNIVAKVPEEPDQGLDTKDNVNVDWHDPDYKEVKHPGPSF
- the recX gene encoding recombination regulator RecX is translated as MTDPITPHPGENQAAKLEKLRTALEEFSRRQEEGAASSLFDREAEEKKAEVRRRALLLLDQRARSRSELQGRLGALDFDHDIIEEVLDDLTRANLINDESFAQEWVRQRAQRRGKSTRVLDRELRDKGVDAGIRARALEQIDPEDERDTARAVAVKKARSESRIPADRSDYDKALRRVVGALARRGFPAGMSMDLAREALDERIEDLRQH
- the recA gene encoding recombinase RecA, producing MATKKTTKAAPKGDDRQKALDAALALIEKDFGKGAVMRLGDENRPPIQVISSGNTALDIALGIGGFPRGRIVEVYGPESSGKTTVALHAIAQAQKAGGIAAFIDAEHALDPDYARKLGVDTDALLVSQPDTGEQALEIADMLVRSGAIDILVIDSVAALTPKAEIEGEMGDSHVGLQARLMSQALRKMTGALYNSGTTAIFINQLREKIGVMFGSPETTTGGKALKFYASVRIDVRRIQTLKDGQDAIGNRTRAKIVKNKVSPPFKIAEFDIIYGEGISRESSIIDLAVDNGIVKKSGSWFTYEGDQLGQGKEKARLFLKETPELADEIEEKIFRKLGVGKFAQTADELTDDPVELIPNVDFDDEDDDFDASTAPAGTFTEVTTEN
- a CDS encoding DUF3046 domain-containing protein, with translation MRLSEFRQLIEDEFGEVRGEWIAHSHTLSSFGMTADEAVESGVDLRDVWIQLCTDFDVPEERRLGRDDPRS